A single genomic interval of Syntrophobotulus glycolicus DSM 8271 harbors:
- a CDS encoding class I SAM-dependent methyltransferase, with translation MKQKNSDRLQTFYKWWLPVYKILNIRMRSNYRAALPAILERMAISKETTVLDVGTGTGALAGLLSEYTPNITGIDFSIDMLNQAKITYGQKIDFIHMPAHEIAKFGPESFDLVTSAFCLHDMNNEYRLTVLQEMQRVAAEKVVILDFPKTFNPVIRLIELLEGSFYHDFVQQIDDQLNSVFSMVEEILFSNELIIYICDP, from the coding sequence TTGAAGCAAAAGAATTCTGACCGTCTTCAAACATTTTATAAGTGGTGGCTGCCTGTATACAAAATTTTAAATATCAGAATGCGCTCAAACTACCGGGCTGCGCTGCCTGCAATCCTGGAACGGATGGCTATCAGCAAAGAGACAACCGTCCTTGATGTCGGCACCGGAACCGGTGCCTTGGCCGGGTTATTGTCGGAGTATACTCCCAATATCACGGGTATTGATTTTTCCATTGATATGCTGAATCAGGCAAAAATAACTTACGGACAGAAGATTGACTTTATTCATATGCCAGCACATGAAATCGCCAAATTTGGACCTGAGTCTTTTGATCTGGTTACATCCGCATTCTGTCTCCATGATATGAATAATGAATACCGGTTAACTGTTTTGCAAGAGATGCAGCGGGTTGCGGCAGAAAAGGTTGTCATTCTTGATTTCCCCAAAACTTTTAACCCCGTAATCCGCTTGATTGAGCTGTTGGAGGGCAGTTTTTACCATGATTTTGTTCAACAGATTGATGATCAATTAAACTCTGTCTTCTCCATGGTTGAGGAAATCCTTTTTTCTAATGAATTGATCATCTACATTTGTGATCCTTAA